TACTCTTGACGACAAGTCTTTGGAAAGAAAGCGAATGTAAATGCGTGTATTCATATCTCACACCTTCTGATACCATATTCATTTATCTGTCTGCTTGTCTTTGGTGATCCAATGGAacctcctctttcttgtTCTTACCTTTTTTTCTTCTTACAGCTACGGAACGAGGGCACAAGTGATAAGAAATGGTTGGAAGTGATTAAAGAGAGGAGTCACTACAGCGAATTCCATAGATTTGAAGCGACGTGTAAATGAAACAGCGGCTGAGCCGACGAGAGACCAGCGGGGAGAGCGGGGGTATGATGAAAGAAGCTTCGATGAATCCGGTGTTAGAAATGGGAAGTAAAGAGGCGAAACAGGCATGGGATCGTGCAAAGAATTCTAAACAATgtgtgagaagagggaaaaTGAAGTATTTGGATCTattgatcttgatcttgaatTGAGCTTGACCTATAACGAGACCTAAGAGTAAGGAACCGGAGACAAATCGAATCGAGATGCAGATTGAGCCAACAGGTCTACCATGCGTCTAtgaagcaggagcagcaggGACCTCGCCGGTGATAGGACCTTCAGCCTCGTTTTGAGAGATGTCACCGAGATTGTGGAAGTCTGCGTCAAGACGTTAGCCATAACCTTGACTTCCGATGTCACACGCCCGCTCACCAAGGATCTCGCTGTACATCATTACCTTCCAGGTGTCAACAGGCAAGTCGGCATCGTTGAAACTCCAGTCGAACACCTCGGCAGCAACGGGTTCGTCTGTAGGGTCGTGGTAAGGCGCAAGGTATTCGTGTGCAAGAGCTTCAGCGGCGGAGATACGCGTTCGAGGGTCGAAGACGAGCATCTTCTCTAACAAGTCCAGAGCTGCAATGGGGCAATTAATTAGACTAGGTTTCCCGCTGAGTTGTAAAGTTGAGACTCACAGAGGGGATCGGCGTTCGGGAActtggtggagaaggggacCTTTTCTCTCTTGGGCAAGCTCTGGACGAATCGTAGAGTCTGTTGTAAGACGTTATTAGCTACTGCCTTGAATTTGTTTTATGGGAAGTGCAAGGAACACACATTCTCGCTCGCGATTGTCTGAATCACATCGTCGGGAGGGGTACCGAGCAGCTCCGTAATGATGGAGAACTGGTTGACGTCTGGAGACGACCATCAGCAGCCGTTCCACCCAATGGATGGTAGAATACAACTCACGGTCCTTCCCGGGGAACAAGGGCTTGCCCTCCAACATCTCAGCGAAGATGCAACCGGTACTCCAGATGTCGACTACGGGGGGGTACGGTGATTAGTGAAACCATTAGTGAAACCACAAGGAAAACAGACAAGCTACTCACCAGCAACGTCATACTTTTGCCACGTCAACATGATCTCAGGCGCTCTGTAATATCTGGTCGACACGTAACCGGTCATTTGGGGGTCCTGGATTCGTGCAAGACCAAAGTCACAGATCTGGCCAATTGTACAGCTTGTCAGCGTCGCTATCTCCTGTGTCAGAACGCGTAAACCTACCTTCAAATCACAGTTCTCGTTGACGAGAATGTTGGAAGGCTTCAAGTCACGGTGGACGACACCAGCGGAGTGAACGTATTTGAGACCTCGGAGAATCTGGTAGAGGAAGTATTGAATGAACTGCTTCtcgagaggacgagaagtgAGCAGCCGGTGGAGATCGGTACCGAGAAGTTCTGTAACGAAGTAGCTTTATGACGAAGAAAGTCAGCAGGCTGTGATTTTTGCCGACTGCACTTGCTGCAACTCACATGTCCTCAAGAGGAGAAATGAAGATGTCACtgagcgagatgatctGCGACAAGAAGCATGAGTTCTCAGCCATTCAACGTTTAATTGTCAAATTGAGCACACTGACGTTCTCGTGTCTCAAGTGTTTGAGCAATTTCAGCTCTCGGTAGGTCCTCTTGCTCAATACTGGTGTGGAGAATGGTTTcatgatcttcttgatAGCGACGGAGGTACCGGAGAGCTGGTCTTTCGCGGAGCTGTATGCCGCAAGGCGAGAAAACACGTGGAGGGAAGCGAGTGgggaaagacaaggagagagTGAAAAAGGCAAATCAGTGGAGGTCAATTACGGCAGGAATGCCTCTTGTCGTGAGAAATAGGATAACGAATGAGGAAAACTTACCAGACGAGACCGAAAGCTCCCATACCGACGGGTTGAAGGTCGACATAACGCGTGGTCACCTCGAAGACCTGTACGAGGGTTGAATTAGCGTCTGCCATGGCTCCGAAGATGCATGGGCCACCATCGCCACTTATGATGTGCAGGCCAGTGTATGGATTGGACCAGGCTAAGAAACTCACGGTGCCGAAAATGGAGAGCTTGACAAAATCAGCCATGGTGGTGGATTTGTTCTATATGATGGATGTTGGCAGTTCTGGGAGCTGCAGTTGGTCGAGCAATGGGCGAATCGATATCCAGGTGAGGCGTACGAcgtgatgaagaagcacAGCAAGTtgaaaggagaaagggcCGCAAAGAAGGGTAGAGGTTGGGCAAGGGATGTGATTAACAGGACAGATAAGCATGGACACTCTGTACAGGGTATACGTCGAGGCAGTGGACAACGATGGAcaccgactcaccttgagaaATGAACGAAGTTCTCCTTTCTACTCTATCCAAGGACGATTCTTTTCACTGTATCGAATTGGGCGATTATCTTTGCCCTTTTCTATCTGATTGATCGATGCTTGTTTCCAGAGCGgcgatctgatcgatccACGATAGAGTTTATTGCCTCAGACGACACAATCCGGGAAAGAGTGTGAGCGTCGTCGATGACTGGtcgaagagacgagagtcGCAATTGCGTGTcggtgagaagaagagaagggtcGTTCTGATGAACTGGGCGATTCGAGATGGGTGTCCAGTCAGTTGGATTTGACCTACTCGAGCGATGATCGCTTTGAATAGGTTGAAATGCACGGATGGATTGAAAGTGAAGAGAGACTGGATTGAATGATTTGGTCCAGATCAAAGATTCCAGTGACTGATAGTGGTAGCAGGTAGGTAGGTAGCAGTAAGTCGCAAGAAAGAGGGGGGTTGTACGCCGGATGAGAGCGGACGATTATGCTACTACTGCGAGAAGCAAAAGCCAGCTAGCGAATGGTAGTATGCAGCAGGAAGCTTTTGCAAGGCAAGTGTAACTTGACTCTGTGTGTTTACAGGGcgtgggagagggagaagggagaaacCAATCACCCCCTGAGCCGTTCTCCGAGGACGGGGGGGGTTACGCACACAGTGAGTGGTCAGAAGAGTCTGAAAAAGGGACCGTATGGCAGGAATCTCGCAGGGTAACAGAGTTAGGCATGCGGTCGCTATCGGAAGGGATAGTAACCCTCTCGGCGTTTCGCATGTGGCAACCGGAATTTGAATATCAAACGGGGGTCAACACCCCTTCTTCTACTTTTTCTTCGACTTACGCGTCAGTGGCGTCtcagtacgagtactcgTAGCGGTGGGAGGAAACCATCATCAGGTTGGCTTTGGGAGAGCTGCTTTCGGATCGGCGTCGATCAGGATCGTCCGGCTGCCAAGATGTAGCGATAAAGCCTTTCTCGATATATCTGATGTCCTTGCGCCGAGTCGTGATctgtcgatgagatgatctGATGCGTTCACTAATTCATGCATACTGACATGCCATGCTATAATGATGGTTAAGCTGAATGTCTTCGTCTGAGTgcttttttttttctttcgCAAATTCTGTACACCTCATCTTGTCTTTGTGGTCCCTACACCTTCGCCAGCCGTTGCTAACCCTGCCACAccctcctcctgtttcCGTGATGCATCTAAAAGCTTCAACACCTCACTACCTTCTTCTTTATGACCAAGTGATATCCACCCCGCCCGCAATCCATTACTGACCACCGTGTTCAATATCCGTTCAATGTTTTCGTTCCTGTCGACCATCCAAAGTGTCAGAATATGTATGACTAATCAGCATGATGATATCACGCATCTGCTCTTCCTGACAGAAATGACAACACATCGGGATGACGGTGGAATGTGAAAGAAATACTGCTTACCTCTCTCGAACCGCCTCTAGATCTTGCTGAAACttgcctcctccttccagtATATTGTTCAATCGACCAATCTCCCCTTCTAGACTCTCTAATCGGTCCGTCACGTCGTCCCGCCGTTTCGTCTCTTTCCGCGAAGAACGGTATGACTCGCCTACGATTAGACCTGCGCcgaccaagaagagaaacgTCTCGGCCAGTGTCGTCGCGCCGTTCTGTATCGCTCTGTGAGGGTTTAAGACGCACGCGGTAGggattgaggaggaggatagGACGTCGCGAGCTCCGAGaaacgacgaggagaggcGATGAAGGCATATCATGGAGAGACAGCACATCCGTCAGCTAAGTTTTCCAAGAACGACCAccagaagacgacgatggaaGTGGTTTGCCCGTAGGGTCACTCATAGCCAGTGATGGGACTTAGCTGATGTGAAAGCGGTATGTAGGTCACATGGATAGCTGGGAGACCCCGCCCACTCACCTAGTATCGTTCAAAGGCTTGATAGCTCCTCCCTCTGTATTCAACAGGCCCATTCTCATTCTCGCTTCCGTACGGTGCATCCGCTAGTGGAAGAGTAAGTATGAGCATCTGCTATCATGTCTCTATGGCAAAGCATCCAGACATTCAGACCAGAGAGACTGTCTCTATCTCGGTTCTCTAGACATCAGCACTCACTTGAGCCAGCCCAATACAGATATCCCGGAACGTTTCATGTCTGTTCAAGTCCCGTCAGCTCGTGCTTTAAGCGGTGGTCGACCTGATGCATGGCAATGCACTCACTGAGTAGCTTGAGCTTTGATGGTGTTCGCTATTGGTTTCGCAAGGGTCTGTGTATCGACGAGCTTGTCAGCTACGCGGTCTTTGATCATCAAACAGAAGAAACTGAAGCTCAAAGCAAGGGAAAGGAGTGTGGGAggaacgactcaccttgacggCCAAGCTGAATATCTTGACGGAAGCCATCTCATCGGTAAAGAGTACGGTGTGGACCTGTGTGCGCCTTTGATTCGCAATTATCGGCTCTTCGCCAGTCGTGTTTCAACGACTTGACTCTGGAAAGATATTGTTTATTGCTTGTTCACCCAAAACATTGCTTTGAAAATAAATCAACGGTGGTCACAATGACGCACGGCTTAGTATCTTTGCCGAACTCTCATACGGCCATGATCCCAATCTACAATGTACGTTACGTAATTAGAGCGCTGATAGGCGGACATGTCCGTCCGTAGTCAAATCAGTAGTGCCCCCGTGGGCAATGTCACAGACCGGGGAATGCGAATGTCCATCTTCGATCTAAAAAGAGCCAAGAGGTCATTTCACTTGGCTTCGCCATAGCTACTTTCCTTCTTGCATCGCTTTCACCCTCTGATCTGTCGAATCTGGATAAATAGCGCTGGACGCACGACCAAGTTGACCTCCGATCTATATCATCCAccttgaggagaagagcacCGAACCTCGAGGGAGATAATCAACGGAAGATCAATCATCTGGACCCATTTACccgtcgtcatcatgcCGATCCTCGCTCAACGACAGACGATTTCGGCCACGTTGCCCACATCGACCACAGGTGGGTCGAGTCCGAGTATGACTTGGAACTGGCCGACATCGACGAATACGGGATCTGCCCCTGCATGGTATGGTAACGCACCAAGCGGCGGGTGAGTGACGCTCTGTCTGTCGCTCAACCTCACACATCGCCGCTTTCCCGTGTTAccccatctcttcctcatcacagACCACCTCGTATTACTGCTTTAGTGTAATATCTGAGAAATTGGTGCTGACTAGTAATGTCTTGACCTTTCATCAGCTCCACAACCCTCTACCTCTTCACATTTCTGATCACGATCCTCGTTCTCGGTCTGATATCCGCCGGTCTCATCATCCGGGCATACATCATGCGACGTCGTTTCCATCGTcgagtcgaagaagctATCCGAAATGGAGAAGCCCTCCCCCCGGATGCTGCGGCAGCGCTAGGCATGGGTACCCCGCGGAGAGGAGgcagagggaagaaggaaagaccGGTTGGATTGATGCCAACTCTgtgggaaggggagatgTATAGAGATGGTGAGAAGTGGGACGTTTAtcatgatgaggatgtcgaggagagagaatggcagcaggaaagggagaagaactGGGAGGGACTGACAGTGAGTTAAGTTCACGAATTCTGAGCCTGCACAGCATTCATAATGACAATCCACTATCTCATAGCCCTTATCTGTACTTCACTTCAAAACGactccaccatcttcagCCGAAGTACCTGTCTTACCCCTGCCAGCTCCTCTCACGCCTCAAGCATATCTTCGAtcactcttctcgtcaAACCCTACCTATCCATACATGCGACCGCCATTAAATACACAAGCCACATCCCAGACAATCCCGACCGCTGGACCTAAGTACGAAATCCCCGAGACGAATACCGAAGTTGTTGTGGGCGTGATGATCGCGATGCCGGTACAGGGTGcaggtgaagagagatggaatACGCTGGAATAtgaaggggaggagagggatcTGCCAGAAGTCTGCTTAGGAGTCATGGGCGCGCGGTTGTCGGATTAGGGGGTCATGAATGGACACACGGAGCATTGGAAAGAAGTGAATCGGAACGAAATGGAGTGATGATAGAGGTACATGTGTTTTTGTGATCGATTGTGTTAGTATATACGGTTCATGCAAATAAACAATGCAGACTGCAAGCCTGGACTGTTCAGTATAGCAGACGAGAGGTGCATTGATGATCACTGTTTGAGGAGCATAGGTGTAACCGTAGTAATTGACCAATCCGCGTGCATAGCAACGTTGCTCTTGACCTGAAACACCTTGGGGATAAACATCAGGTAGGAAAGATGATTGCAGGACGGTTGCTGAACATCACGCATGCAGAGAGACGGCGACACCGTCATGGCGAGGTGATCGAAGTGGTCCAAGCACGTCAAAAGTCACTCCCGGATGTTGCGTGGTATCATGACACAACGAAGCGGTACCATACGATGGCCAGCACTGTATACGGTTAGCTAAGAGCCAAGGGATATTTCGTGATCAAATTCTCCGTCGTCGCTTTTACACTATCGCAGTTCTGACCCAAATGCAGGACCGGGATGATTCCAAGTTGCTCAAGCGTCTTGGTCTTCGTTTGTGCTTGCGCGATTTCGAGATACTAGAACAAGAACAGACGATTTGACCAATTAGGGGCCCATTCAAGCCCTCGCTCGCTAGGTGTCTATTGCAATGGGGAAAGGGTTCCGTCGACTCACTTATTGATTATTAAGGTACCGCCAAGTTCAATTTGGTACGCAGCCCGGTACAGCAAAAACAACACCACTAGACAGACAGGTTTCACAATCACATTCACATTCACATTCCCTCTGAACTTGTTACACATCTCAACAACGGAAGATGAAATTTATTCGAGGTCGTCACTATCAGGGACGTAAGCAGTAACACACAGTTGGACACCCAACGAGAACGACTGGAGCACAGCACAGCACAGCCAAACCAAGgacggagaggatggaTTCCAAGCCGGCGGCTTCGACCGGGTCATGTTTCACTTTGTTGTTGGGGGCAGGACATCGAGGTAAAGTCTTGGCTTTGTTAGCGTTCTCTGGTGAGTCTTCTGCATAGCGTCACTGCTCATCACTGTCGACTTTGGAACAACCACTCGCATATTGTATGCTGTTGACATTGTGCTGATACACTGTTATTTCCCTTGTGTCAATAGGGATCGTCTCGACTTcattcatcttcttcccgcCCACAAATACCCTCTCCGAGGTATGTGTTGCTCCTTGCTCCTCAGAATGATTGGCACTGGGCCCTTGCTACCAACACATATGCTCACGGTCATATCTCCGCGGCTGTCTTTTCCCACAGATATCACGGACCGATGTCGTATCCGAAACCCTCAAACCGACCTCCGTATTTCCCAATAGTCCGAAGCTGGATCTGGGTCCGGACTCGTTACCGCCCGACCCAATAGCGCGACCGTCAATACATCTGGGAGGGTTGCCGGGACATCAGGTCTTCGAAAATGTCTGGGTACATGAAGGGACGATCTGTGAGTCCATCTTGGCATGAGTTATGCCCACACATCTGTACCGCTGCTTTTCGCTCAACCGCTCCTTACCGCCGTACTTTGGAATCCGTGGGAAAAGTGCTAATTACCTACAATTTCTTGTAAGACCTGTTCAATCCTGATCGAAGTAGAATACCGGCGAAAGGCAGAGTAGTCAGTGGACAGACTGGATGGGAAGTTCTGAACAGACCGATGGAAGGATTGGTGGATAGAGCGAGAAACGCTTCGGTCTTGGATGGTACCACATGTGAGAATTCAAATCCCCCAAAGAGACCACAATCCGCCTCTTGCCCTCCAACCCTTTGACCTGCTCGGGGAGGGTGACCAATTGTTGACCCATCGCCTTCTTATCAGTATTCGTAAACGACGGCGCCAAGACGGACGAGTGGCACTACCTTTCCTCATACTACCATCTCGCCAGCGAAATCGTCCTCGGCGGTATAGCCTCGTTGGCATCTGTAGCTTCCCTACCACATCCTGTCTCAACCTCAGATCCCGCATTGCCGGCTAGCTTGGGTGTAGAGGCCAGGCCTGGAGTAGCGGTACCTGGAGTTCCGGATAGGATCGTCATACCGTGGAAAGCGGCTGAGGGGTGGAGAGATAGGGAGGGCTGGGGAGAGATGACCCTCAGAGGGGTGTTTGGaaatggtgagttgtgaTGTCTAGCTCGCTTTCGAAATGTAATCTggagggtgaggaagaagtagCGTAAAGGGCGAATGGTTATGGTCGATACGAAGAATCTAGGTCGCTAACGCCAATTGTTTTAGGGATCATCGAGCCGTACATCTGGTCGGACTTGAGTCGGGAAGACACACCACATGGGGGATGGGTATACATGAGGCGAGGTGAGACTCATCTCAACCAACTTTCTGTGCCGGGTATGCAAACACTGACTGTTGCCCCCATCCAGCTGTCATCATTGATCGTTGGGCGTCACATCGACATAATTCGTTATCTGAATCACTCAACAAGATGGCCgcttcgatcttctctttgcCTCATCCGCCGTTCTTTTTCACGCCCGCGCGTTCATCCATGTTGGATTTCTTCGGCGCAAATATACCTCGCCATCGTCTTGGACCTTCAAAATGCTTGTACGACATCCCGAACATCTTGTATATCGATCGACAGGGAACAGATCGGAAATTGAGTAGTGATGCACACGCTGGACTAGCGGTGGTGTTGGGGGAGCTGGAAAGCATGGGGAAGGCCAAGGTCGTGCATAGGAAAATGGAGAGGATCAGTCATGAGGAGCAGATCCGCAATGTGGCAGAtgttgatgtgagtgtctcaTGCCAGCAATCTCTCGCAGCTGACTCTGTGACTGCAGATATTGATCGGAGTACATGGCGACGGTCTGACGCATCAGTTGTGGATGTCAGAAGGAGGGGTCGTGATTGAGGTGTG
This genomic interval from Kwoniella newhampshirensis strain CBS 13917 chromosome 4, whole genome shotgun sequence contains the following:
- a CDS encoding mitogen-activated protein kinase HOG1, with protein sequence MADFVKLSIFGTVFEVTTRYVDLQPVGMGAFGLVCSAKDQLSGTSVAIKKIMKPFSTPVLSKRTYRELKLLKHLRHENIISLSDIFISPLEDIYFVTELLGTDLHRLLTSRPLEKQFIQYFLYQILRGLKYVHSAGVVHRDLKPSNILVNENCDLKICDFGLARIQDPQMTGYVSTRYYRAPEIMLTWQKYDVAVDIWSTGCIFAEMLEGKPLFPGKDHVNQFSIITELLGTPPDDVIQTIASENTLRFVQSLPKREKVPFSTKFPNADPLSLDLLEKMLVFDPRTRISAAEALAHEYLAPYHDPTDEPVAAEVFDWSFNDADLPVDTWKVMMYSEILDFHNLGDISQNEAEGPITGEVPAAPAS